A single Actinomadura algeriensis DNA region contains:
- a CDS encoding lactonase family protein, whose translation MRPHRPSRPRRGTARASLAAVGAVLGGVIFVPSAAAEETEEFRIRDPRITESSGLAVSRRHRGVVYTHNDSGGVPQIFALGPDGRTRAVLTLGGAQARDWEAMAIGEDERGRPAIFVADIGDNLGGAWPYVTIYRVPEPATLRDRTLDATRFEMRYEDGPRNAEAMMINPKTNRVYIVSKLFGGKVYEAPANLRTEGYNTLRAVADAPSIATGAAFSPDGRTCVIRAYFGATVYEVGADGRPGERIGSVDVPRQEQGEAVTYTADGRGVLLSSEGEQQPVYRVPLPEEALPVPERTQDGGSGNTQQEGQGGEAAEDGRRDASGTRVGLFLALAIAGAVGYGWLRNRKGRT comes from the coding sequence ATGCGACCGCATCGTCCGTCCCGTCCCCGGCGCGGCACCGCCCGCGCGTCCCTCGCCGCGGTGGGCGCCGTCCTCGGCGGCGTGATCTTCGTTCCGTCGGCGGCCGCCGAGGAGACGGAGGAGTTCCGGATCCGCGACCCGCGCATCACCGAGTCCAGCGGGCTCGCGGTGAGTCGCCGGCATCGCGGCGTGGTCTACACGCACAACGACTCCGGCGGCGTCCCGCAGATCTTCGCGCTCGGCCCGGACGGGCGGACGCGCGCCGTCCTCACGCTCGGCGGCGCGCAGGCCCGCGACTGGGAGGCCATGGCGATCGGCGAGGACGAGCGGGGCCGGCCGGCGATCTTCGTGGCGGACATCGGCGACAACCTCGGCGGCGCCTGGCCGTACGTGACGATCTACCGGGTGCCGGAGCCGGCGACGCTGCGGGACCGGACGCTCGACGCGACCCGGTTCGAGATGCGCTACGAGGACGGCCCGCGCAACGCCGAGGCCATGATGATCAACCCGAAGACGAACCGGGTGTACATCGTCAGCAAGCTGTTCGGCGGGAAGGTGTACGAGGCCCCGGCGAACCTGCGCACGGAGGGCTACAACACGCTGCGGGCGGTCGCGGACGCGCCCTCGATCGCGACCGGCGCCGCGTTCTCCCCCGACGGCCGGACCTGCGTGATCCGCGCGTACTTCGGCGCGACCGTGTACGAGGTCGGCGCGGACGGCCGTCCGGGCGAGCGGATCGGGTCGGTGGACGTGCCGCGGCAGGAGCAGGGCGAGGCGGTCACCTACACGGCGGACGGGCGCGGCGTGCTCCTGTCGTCCGAGGGCGAGCAGCAGCCGGTGTACCGCGTGCCGCTGCCGGAGGAGGCCCTCCCGGTCCCGGAGCGCACACAGGACGGCGGATCGGGCAATACACAACAAGAGGGGCAGGGCGGGGAGGCCGCCGAGGACGGGCGGCGCGACGCGTCCGGCACGCGGGTCGGCCTGTTCCTCGCGCTGGCGATCGCGGGAGCGGTCGGGTACGGGTGGCTGCGGAACCGGAAGGGGCGCACGTGA
- the serC gene encoding phosphoserine transaminase — MTDSANPAIDIPADIKPADGRFGCGPSKVRPEQLAALAESGSTYMGTSHRQKPVKSLVGRVREGLAQLFSLPEGYEVLLSNGGTTAFWDAAAFGLVRQKSQHLTFGEFSSKFAKVTTGAPWLGEPTVISAQPGSHPEAAAEEGVDVYALTHNETSTGVAMPIRRPAGTTASEALVLVDATSGAGGLPVDVAETDVYYFAPQKCFAADGGLWIGLASPAALARIEEIAQSDRYVPEFFNLKTVVDNSAKDQTYNTPAVATLLLLAEQIEWMNGNGGLEWTTSRTADSSQRLYTWAEKTSYTTPFVTDPAQRSRVVGTIDFTDDVDAAAVAKVLRANGIVDTEPYRKLGRNQLRIGMFPAIDPADVEALTACIDFVVERL, encoded by the coding sequence GTGACCGACAGCGCGAATCCAGCCATTGACATTCCCGCCGACATCAAGCCCGCCGACGGCCGCTTCGGGTGCGGTCCGTCCAAGGTGCGGCCCGAGCAGCTCGCCGCGCTCGCCGAGTCCGGCTCGACCTACATGGGGACCTCGCACCGGCAGAAGCCGGTCAAGTCGCTGGTCGGCCGGGTCCGCGAGGGCTTGGCGCAGCTGTTCTCCCTCCCCGAGGGGTACGAGGTGCTGCTCAGCAACGGCGGCACCACCGCGTTCTGGGACGCCGCCGCGTTCGGGCTCGTCCGGCAGAAGTCGCAGCACCTGACGTTCGGCGAGTTCTCCAGCAAGTTCGCCAAGGTCACCACGGGCGCGCCGTGGCTGGGCGAGCCGACCGTCATCTCCGCGCAGCCCGGCTCCCACCCGGAGGCGGCCGCCGAGGAGGGCGTGGACGTCTACGCCCTCACCCACAACGAGACCTCGACGGGCGTCGCGATGCCGATCCGGCGCCCGGCGGGCACCACCGCCTCCGAGGCGCTGGTGCTGGTGGACGCCACGTCCGGCGCGGGCGGCCTGCCCGTGGACGTCGCCGAGACCGACGTGTACTACTTCGCGCCGCAGAAGTGCTTCGCGGCCGACGGCGGCCTGTGGATCGGGCTGGCGTCCCCGGCGGCGCTGGCGCGGATCGAGGAGATCGCCCAGTCCGACCGGTACGTCCCGGAGTTCTTCAACCTGAAGACGGTCGTGGACAACTCCGCCAAGGACCAGACCTACAACACCCCGGCCGTCGCGACCCTGCTGCTGCTCGCCGAGCAGATCGAGTGGATGAACGGCAACGGCGGCCTGGAGTGGACGACGTCGCGCACCGCCGACTCGTCCCAGCGGCTGTACACGTGGGCGGAGAAGACCTCCTACACGACGCCGTTCGTCACCGACCCGGCGCAGCGGTCCCGCGTCGTCGGGACGATCGACTTCACCGACGACGTGGACGCCGCGGCCGTCGCGAAGGTCCTGCGGGCCAACGGGATCGTCGACACCGAGCCGTACCGCAAGCTGGGCCGCAACCAGCTGCGCATCGGCATGTTCCCCGCGATCGACCCGGCCGACGTCGAGGCGCTGACGGCCTGCATCGACTTCGTCGTCGAGCGGCTCTGA